One window of the Herbiconiux sp. L3-i23 genome contains the following:
- a CDS encoding HtaA domain-containing protein has product MTAALLATGAGLVTAMPANAAPGDVSGATLDWGFKASWRSYVAAFGGTATAADDAAVTGSGYTWGTGSGSRTGGGSVEYTGDLTWAVPAHGITNIRLSDLIVAVDSSGAGTITADYDYTTTSSASGTDVIATFTAGTPTDANGVLTYSNVPVTGTAKLGEIFGASYGAGTALDTMTFSWPYEAAPVQQTTTTSLVAAPTPSTEGTPVSLTATVSPAAAGTVEFFDGTTSLGSAPTSSGVATTSATALTVGSHQLSAVFTPTDAAAFTSSTSQSVTHSVTAATTPAVTTTTTLAAAPAGPTFVGTASTLTATVTATTGTAAGTVEFRGVRAGSTTSTVLGTAPVVNGVATYSTTLAAGATAITAVFVPSTGFAASQTATAQNFRIVDSTVTAVCAPASSATSSTGATARWGMSVYSDAWTKSATGDVTVDGETFVFAGGDVTADANCARIEFDGSLSVLPYPGMSPAQFTLTDPVLTLGRDGRGSWSADMTTDTMTTAKRVTFATFTGATGAPAAGAAGAVTATPAYAGTTAPGTWSGEYADAWPNQFIAEVPSAIRAFFYLSGTTPAQANKPPAAVTLNFTWPAAAVTPPVVVPPITLPSADPASVQKECVARAVSGASVEWGVKQSFRSYISGPIANGSVTFSSVAENGGDYRWTGGTGSFNTDGSIGQVGFGGSVRFTGHGGQLDLKISDVRVRVTGANTASLIADVKSNSLNGPDVDASGIVLATLALPSADRSSSEISWSNASATLTSTGAQAFGGFYQSGTALDPVSFAFPLGGEVACGTYTDTAIASTGVRADLALGVALAMLVAGLAVVVIRRRVRSAA; this is encoded by the coding sequence GTGACGGCAGCGCTCCTCGCCACCGGCGCGGGCCTCGTCACCGCGATGCCCGCGAACGCCGCCCCCGGCGACGTCTCAGGCGCAACGCTCGACTGGGGCTTCAAAGCCAGCTGGCGCAGCTACGTCGCCGCGTTCGGCGGAACGGCGACCGCCGCTGACGACGCCGCCGTCACCGGAAGCGGATACACCTGGGGCACCGGCAGCGGTTCGCGCACCGGCGGCGGCAGCGTCGAGTACACCGGCGACCTGACGTGGGCCGTCCCCGCGCACGGGATCACGAACATCCGTCTATCGGATCTCATCGTGGCCGTCGATTCGAGCGGCGCCGGCACCATCACCGCCGATTACGACTACACGACCACCTCCTCCGCAAGCGGCACCGATGTCATCGCCACGTTCACTGCGGGAACGCCGACCGACGCGAACGGCGTCCTCACCTACTCCAACGTGCCGGTCACCGGAACCGCGAAGCTCGGTGAGATCTTCGGCGCCAGCTACGGCGCGGGCACCGCCCTCGACACGATGACCTTCTCGTGGCCGTACGAAGCGGCCCCCGTGCAGCAGACGACCACCACCAGCCTCGTCGCCGCGCCGACCCCGTCGACCGAGGGCACCCCCGTCTCGCTCACCGCGACCGTGTCGCCCGCCGCAGCAGGCACCGTCGAGTTCTTCGACGGCACGACGTCGCTCGGCAGCGCCCCGACCTCGTCCGGTGTCGCGACGACGTCGGCCACCGCGCTGACCGTCGGCAGCCACCAGCTCAGTGCGGTGTTCACGCCCACGGACGCAGCGGCCTTCACCTCGTCCACCTCGCAGAGCGTCACCCACTCCGTGACCGCCGCGACGACGCCCGCCGTGACCACCACCACGACGCTCGCGGCCGCGCCCGCAGGACCCACGTTCGTGGGGACCGCGTCGACCCTCACCGCCACGGTCACCGCGACGACCGGAACCGCGGCCGGCACCGTCGAGTTCCGCGGCGTGCGCGCCGGCTCGACGACCTCGACCGTCCTCGGCACCGCACCCGTCGTGAACGGCGTCGCGACGTATTCGACGACCCTCGCGGCCGGCGCCACCGCCATCACGGCGGTGTTCGTCCCGTCGACCGGTTTCGCCGCCTCGCAGACCGCCACCGCGCAGAACTTCCGCATCGTCGACAGCACGGTCACCGCCGTCTGCGCCCCCGCGAGCTCCGCGACGAGCTCGACCGGCGCCACCGCGCGTTGGGGCATGAGCGTGTACAGCGACGCGTGGACGAAGTCGGCGACCGGCGATGTCACCGTCGACGGCGAGACCTTCGTCTTCGCGGGCGGCGACGTCACCGCCGACGCGAACTGCGCCCGCATCGAGTTCGACGGTTCGCTCAGCGTCCTGCCGTACCCCGGCATGAGTCCCGCCCAGTTCACGCTCACCGACCCCGTCCTGACCCTCGGACGCGACGGACGCGGCAGCTGGAGCGCCGACATGACGACCGACACCATGACCACCGCGAAGCGCGTCACCTTCGCCACCTTCACCGGTGCGACCGGCGCTCCGGCGGCGGGTGCCGCCGGCGCGGTCACGGCGACCCCCGCCTACGCGGGAACCACGGCTCCGGGCACCTGGTCCGGTGAGTACGCCGACGCGTGGCCCAACCAGTTCATCGCCGAGGTCCCGTCGGCCATCCGCGCCTTCTTCTACCTGAGCGGAACGACTCCCGCGCAGGCGAACAAGCCGCCGGCAGCCGTCACGCTGAACTTCACCTGGCCCGCGGCCGCGGTCACCCCGCCGGTCGTCGTCCCGCCGATCACCCTGCCCTCCGCCGACCCGGCGTCGGTGCAGAAGGAGTGCGTCGCCCGCGCGGTGTCCGGTGCGTCGGTCGAGTGGGGCGTCAAGCAGTCGTTCCGGTCGTACATCAGCGGTCCCATCGCGAACGGCAGCGTCACCTTCAGCAGCGTCGCCGAGAACGGCGGCGACTATCGCTGGACCGGGGGAACCGGATCGTTCAACACCGACGGCTCGATCGGCCAGGTCGGTTTCGGCGGCTCCGTGCGCTTCACGGGCCACGGCGGTCAGCTCGACCTGAAGATCTCGGATGTGCGTGTCCGGGTGACCGGCGCGAACACCGCGTCGCTCATCGCGGACGTGAAGTCGAATTCGCTGAACGGTCCCGACGTCGACGCCTCCGGCATCGTGCTCGCGACTCTCGCCCTGCCGTCGGCCGACCGCTCGTCGTCGGAGATCTCGTGGAGCAACGCTTCGGCCACGCTCACCTCGACGGGTGCGCAGGCGTTCGGCGGGTTCTACCAGTCCGGTACTGCGCTCGACCCGGTGTCGTTCGCCTTCCCGCTGGGTGGCGAGGTCGCGTGCGGCACCTACACCGACACCGCGATCGCGTCGACCGGTGTGCGCGCCGACCTCGCGCTGGGGGTCGCGCTCGCGATGCTCGTGGCCGGTCTCGCCGTCGTGGTCATCCGCCGTCGGGTCCGCTCCGCGGCCTGA
- a CDS encoding hemin ABC transporter substrate-binding protein, whose translation MSQLPRRASAALASLVVVLGLAACAPASATSSGGESVDCSAAVATPLSEIAESSGDATGPATACLVDSDVPAPQVAPEPELPATVTDVQGTTVTVTDTSRILALDVSGTLASTVYSLGLGDSLVGRDVATSFPGSDELPLVTGSGHDLNGEAILGLAPTVLLTDSSVGPWDTVLQVRDAGIPVVVVTPERSMDNVGDLTMAIATALGVPEAGEALVDEVDRRLDEVQDQIDRIAPAAADDKVRMIFLYVRGAANVYYVFGEGSGADSLITRLGGIDVAAEVGIANARPITAESLVAAAPDLVLVMTKGLASVNGVDGLLEAVPALAQTPAGADRRIVDMADSEILGFGPRSPAVLEALARAIYAPAS comes from the coding sequence ATGTCACAGCTTCCTCGGCGAGCGTCGGCTGCGCTCGCATCGCTCGTCGTCGTGCTCGGGCTCGCCGCGTGCGCCCCCGCGTCCGCCACCTCCAGCGGCGGGGAGTCGGTCGACTGCTCCGCAGCGGTCGCCACCCCGCTGTCCGAGATCGCCGAATCGTCGGGCGACGCAACAGGACCTGCGACGGCATGCCTCGTCGACTCCGACGTCCCTGCACCGCAGGTCGCGCCCGAGCCCGAACTGCCCGCCACCGTGACCGACGTGCAGGGCACCACGGTGACCGTCACGGACACGAGCCGCATCCTCGCTCTCGACGTGAGCGGCACGCTCGCATCGACGGTCTATTCTCTCGGGCTCGGCGACAGCCTCGTCGGTCGCGACGTGGCGACCTCTTTCCCCGGCTCCGACGAGCTCCCGCTCGTGACCGGCAGCGGGCACGACCTGAACGGCGAGGCTATCCTCGGCCTCGCCCCGACCGTCCTGCTCACCGACTCGTCGGTGGGGCCCTGGGATACCGTGCTGCAGGTCCGCGATGCCGGCATCCCCGTCGTCGTCGTGACCCCCGAACGCAGCATGGACAACGTCGGCGATCTGACCATGGCCATCGCAACCGCGCTCGGCGTTCCGGAGGCAGGCGAGGCGCTCGTCGACGAGGTCGACCGCCGCCTCGACGAGGTCCAGGACCAGATCGACCGCATTGCGCCCGCGGCGGCCGACGACAAGGTGCGGATGATCTTCCTCTACGTCCGCGGCGCCGCCAACGTCTATTACGTCTTCGGCGAGGGATCGGGCGCCGATTCGCTCATCACCCGACTGGGCGGCATCGACGTCGCGGCGGAGGTCGGCATCGCGAACGCACGGCCGATCACCGCTGAGAGCCTCGTGGCCGCGGCACCCGACCTCGTACTCGTGATGACGAAGGGACTCGCATCGGTGAACGGGGTCGACGGCCTCCTCGAGGCGGTGCCGGCGCTCGCCCAGACCCCGGCCGGTGCCGATCGTCGGATCGTCGACATGGCCGACTCGGAGATCCTCGGCTTCGGACCGCGCTCTCCCGCCGTCCTCGAGGCGCTCGCGCGGGCCATCTACGCGCCCGCGTCGTGA
- a CDS encoding FecCD family ABC transporter permease has product MTTLPRTADAAAPSPARTRGGRAVLLGGALLVALIVAVVASAASGQLAIPAREVLGSLLHAAGIDALPLPQQPGAEETLWTIRFPRVVMSILVGAALAASGAVLQAVFGNPLAEPGVIGVSSGAAVGAAAAIVFGWSAAGPWTVAAAAFVTGVASVLVVYLTARRAGRTEVVTLLLTGVAVTAVTGAGLALLTFLGDQQAREQIVFWQLGSLNGSRWSDIAVVLPVTVAGVAVSVLLGRRLDLLALGERSARHLGVRVEALRAVSVVTVALLVAVAVAFTGVIGFVGLVVPHLVRMVIGPAHRPLILDSAIGGALLLVVADLVARTAVPYADLPIGMLTALVGGPFFFWLLRRTRNRAGGWS; this is encoded by the coding sequence GTGACGACGCTCCCCCGCACGGCGGACGCAGCGGCACCGTCTCCCGCACGCACTCGCGGCGGCCGTGCCGTCCTGCTCGGCGGAGCACTGCTCGTCGCGCTCATCGTCGCCGTCGTCGCGTCGGCGGCGTCGGGCCAGCTCGCCATCCCCGCCCGCGAGGTGCTGGGATCGCTGCTCCACGCGGCGGGGATCGACGCCCTGCCGCTTCCGCAACAGCCCGGGGCCGAAGAGACGCTCTGGACGATCCGCTTCCCGCGCGTGGTGATGTCGATCCTCGTCGGGGCCGCACTCGCGGCTTCCGGCGCCGTCCTGCAGGCCGTCTTCGGCAACCCGCTGGCCGAGCCGGGCGTCATCGGCGTCTCCTCCGGGGCGGCCGTCGGCGCTGCGGCCGCGATCGTCTTCGGCTGGAGCGCTGCAGGTCCGTGGACGGTCGCCGCCGCCGCGTTCGTCACCGGCGTCGCGTCGGTGCTCGTCGTCTACCTGACCGCGAGGCGGGCCGGTCGCACCGAGGTCGTCACCCTCCTCCTCACCGGCGTCGCCGTGACCGCCGTCACCGGCGCGGGCCTCGCCCTGCTCACTTTCCTCGGAGACCAGCAGGCACGAGAGCAGATCGTCTTCTGGCAGCTGGGCAGCCTCAACGGATCGCGCTGGAGCGACATCGCGGTCGTTCTGCCGGTCACCGTCGCGGGGGTCGCCGTGTCGGTGCTTCTCGGCCGTCGCCTCGATCTGCTTGCGCTCGGTGAGCGCTCCGCCCGCCACCTCGGAGTGCGCGTCGAGGCGTTGCGCGCGGTGTCCGTCGTCACGGTCGCGCTCCTGGTCGCCGTCGCGGTCGCGTTCACCGGAGTCATCGGCTTCGTGGGCCTCGTGGTACCGCACCTCGTGCGGATGGTGATCGGTCCTGCCCACCGGCCGCTCATCCTCGACAGCGCGATCGGCGGCGCACTGCTGCTCGTCGTCGCCGACCTCGTCGCCCGCACCGCGGTCCCCTACGCGGACCTCCCGATCGGCATGCTCACCGCCCTCGTCGGCGGCCCGTTCTTCTTCTGGCTGCTCCGCCGCACCCGTAACCGGGCGGGAGGGTGGTCGTGA
- a CDS encoding heme ABC transporter ATP-binding protein — translation MTAAVVASDIVVSIGGRRILDGVSVEVPAGRVHALLGPNGAGKSTLLAALSGDLPAESGRVEIVGRSIAQWRVRELARERAVLTQDHAVSFSFPVSDVVTMGRAPWVRTPREEDDERAVDAAIAAVELDHLRDRAVPTLSGGERARTAIARVLAQEAGILLLDEPTAALDLRHQEQTMRLARRVASGGGTVIVVVHDLTLAAAYADRVTLLAEGRVAAEGTLDEIGADLLGAVYDQPVEFIRHPSSGSVIVQPIRPRLEDQP, via the coding sequence GTGACCGCCGCGGTCGTCGCCTCGGACATCGTCGTCTCGATCGGCGGCCGCCGAATCCTCGACGGCGTCTCCGTCGAGGTGCCCGCGGGTCGCGTGCACGCGCTGCTGGGACCGAACGGCGCCGGCAAGTCGACGCTGCTCGCCGCACTGTCCGGCGACCTCCCCGCGGAGTCCGGCCGAGTCGAGATCGTCGGACGCTCCATCGCGCAGTGGCGTGTCCGCGAACTCGCCCGCGAACGCGCGGTGCTGACCCAGGATCACGCGGTCTCTTTCTCCTTCCCGGTCAGCGACGTCGTCACGATGGGTCGTGCCCCGTGGGTCCGCACCCCTCGGGAGGAGGATGACGAGCGCGCCGTCGACGCCGCCATCGCCGCCGTCGAGCTCGATCACCTCCGCGACCGGGCGGTGCCGACACTGTCCGGAGGAGAGCGGGCGCGCACGGCCATCGCCCGCGTCCTCGCCCAAGAGGCCGGCATCCTGCTGCTCGACGAACCCACCGCAGCCCTCGACCTGCGACACCAGGAGCAGACCATGCGCCTCGCGCGGCGGGTGGCATCGGGGGGCGGAACGGTGATCGTCGTCGTCCACGACCTGACCCTCGCCGCGGCCTACGCCGACCGGGTGACCCTGCTCGCCGAGGGCCGCGTCGCCGCCGAGGGCACTCTCGACGAGATCGGCGCCGACCTGCTCGGCGCCGTGTACGACCAGCCGGTCGAGTTCATCCGCCATCCGTCCAGCGGCTCCGTCATCGTGCAGCCGATCCGCCCCCGTCTCGA